A single window of Gossypium hirsutum isolate 1008001.06 chromosome A10, Gossypium_hirsutum_v2.1, whole genome shotgun sequence DNA harbors:
- the LOC107895494 gene encoding uncharacterized protein, which produces MLRGCIIDFRGSWEKHLPLAEFAYSNSYQSCIQMAPYKALYGRKCCTPLCWTEMGERRVLGPELVSKTKDKVCLIRERLKADSDRQNSYADLKRKDIEYSVGDIVFLRRVGLVAYQLELHPELDRIHDVFHVSILIRYSSNPTHVMPEEEIEIRPDLKFEEKPVQILDRNVKVLRRKPIPLVKVLWRNHNTEEAFWKPEDSMR; this is translated from the exons atgttgaggggctGCATTAtcgattttcgaggtagttgggagaagcACTTGCCTCTAGCAGAGTTCGCTTACAGTAACAGTTATCAGTCttgtatacagatggcaccgtataaggcactttatggtcgtaagtgttgtACACCTTTGTGCTGGACTGAAATGGGTGAGCGACGTGTTTTGGGTCCAGAATTGGTATCAAAAACTAAGGATAAAGTCTGTTTGATTCGAGAACGTCTGAAAGCGGATTCTGACAGACAGAATTCCTATGCTGATCTAAAGAGGAAGGAcatcgagtattctgtgggggacatAGTTTTCCTGAGG CGAGTAGGGCTAGTCGCATATCAATTAGAGCTACATCCAGAGTTAGACCGCatacatgatgtgttccatgtctcgaTTTTGATACGCTATAGCTCTAATCCTACGCACGTTATGCCCGAGGAGGAGATTGAGATTAGACCGGATCTGAAGTTCGAGGAAAAGCCTGTTCAGATTCTAGATCGCAATGTTAAGGTCTTACGTAGGAAGCCTATTCCCTTGGTGAAGGTGCTGTGGCGAAATCATAACACTGAAGAGGCTTTTTGGAAGCCAGAGGATTCGATGCGATAG